Proteins encoded in a region of the Ralstonia pseudosolanacearum genome:
- a CDS encoding YVTN family beta-propeller repeat protein has translation MSASRISFVSRWVSLLALSAGVLAPLAAHAEVVTVLNSGDASVTLIDKDSRRVLETFPIGKEPHHLIATPDEKSLIVANAVGNELVFLDPVTGKIQQRVPRIDDPYQIGFSPDQKWFLTTGNRLDRVDIYRWDGHALTIAKQLPLAKTPSHIAFTADSKVAFVTLQDSNEVVAIDLPTQTVMWRMTSGAAPAGVWVTTDQKYLLVGMTGADFVEVIDWRNRISVKRIPTGKGAHNFRALGDKRHLFLSNRVSGTISIIDEQTLTKVGDITGLPPGPDDMELTADGKQLWVTCRWAKRVAIVDVASRKVVEEIKVGRSPHGIYFRTRAPLI, from the coding sequence ATGTCTGCCTCGCGCATTTCGTTTGTTTCCCGTTGGGTTTCGTTGCTGGCGCTCTCGGCCGGCGTGCTTGCGCCGCTTGCCGCACACGCGGAAGTCGTGACCGTGCTCAATTCGGGAGACGCCAGCGTCACCCTGATCGACAAGGATTCGCGCCGGGTGCTGGAGACCTTCCCCATCGGCAAGGAGCCGCATCACCTGATCGCCACGCCGGACGAGAAATCGCTGATCGTCGCCAACGCGGTCGGCAACGAGCTGGTGTTCCTCGACCCGGTCACCGGCAAGATCCAGCAGCGCGTGCCGCGCATCGACGATCCGTACCAGATCGGCTTCTCGCCCGACCAGAAATGGTTCCTGACCACCGGCAACCGCCTGGACCGCGTCGACATCTACCGCTGGGACGGCCACGCGCTGACCATCGCCAAGCAGCTGCCGCTGGCCAAGACGCCCAGCCACATCGCCTTCACCGCCGACAGCAAGGTGGCGTTCGTGACGCTGCAGGATTCCAACGAGGTGGTCGCCATCGACCTGCCCACGCAGACCGTGATGTGGCGCATGACCTCCGGCGCCGCGCCCGCCGGCGTGTGGGTGACCACCGACCAGAAATACCTGCTGGTCGGCATGACCGGCGCGGATTTCGTCGAGGTCATCGACTGGCGCAACCGCATCAGCGTCAAGCGCATTCCTACCGGCAAGGGCGCCCACAACTTCCGCGCGCTGGGCGACAAGCGGCACCTGTTCCTGTCCAACCGCGTCTCGGGCACCATCAGCATCATCGACGAGCAGACGCTCACCAAGGTGGGCGACATCACCGGCCTGCCGCCGGGCCCGGACGACATGGAACTGACCGCCGACGGCAAGCAGCTGTGGGTGACCTGCCGCTGGGCCAAGCGCGTGGCGATCGTCGATGTGGCCAGCCGCAAGGTGGTCGAAGAAATCAAGGTGGGCCGCTCGCCGCACGGCATCTATTTCCGCACGCGCGCGCCGCTGATCTGA
- the hrpA gene encoding ATP-dependent RNA helicase HrpA gives MSDSHVSPPSAASSQSSPNDASRPARQAGQTDAGGRRPRRQKPTPEALAAALEARRARANAVPPIRFPEALPVSARRDEIARAIAAHQVVIVSGETGSGKTTQLPKICLSIGRGIGAGGTGLIGHTQPRRIAATSTAKRIAQEIGSPLGEHVGYQVRFNDTLSAGASIKLMTDGILLAETQNDPLLRGYDTIIIDEAHERSLNIDFLLGYLKQLLPRRPDLKVIITSATIDAQRFAEHFAGPKGPAPVIEVSGRLYPVEVRYRPVQRDEKDKERDLYDGIVDAVDELAREGAGDVLIFLPGEREIREAAEALRKHHPAHTEILPLFARLSVQEQERVFRPSNARRIVLATNVAETSLTVPGIRYVVDTGLARVKRYSYRNKVEQLQIEPVSQAAANQRAGRCGRVADGVCIRLYEEADFIARPRFTDPEILRSSLAAVILRMKALRLTDVEQFPFIEPPLGRAIADGYQLLQELGAVDDENALTPLGKQVARLPLDPRVARMILAGRDHQCLREMLIIASALSVQDPRDRPQELQQQADQAHRQFADEKSEFLGWVKLWKWFEEAVAHKKSNKQLQDQCRAHFLSHLRLREWRDVHSQLHTTVAEQGWKLNESEPTYEQLHLALLTGLLGNIGVRIEEADGKGREYLGARGIKFFLWPGSTIARKAGKWMVAGELIETSRLFGRTLARIEPEWVEKVGAHLLKVSWSDPHWEKKAGQVMAFERGTLYGLPVYQQRRVHFGPTQPREARELFIRRALVDGEFETRLPFFAHNQRLVREIENLEHKSRRQDVLVDDELIHAFYDSQIPADIHNTVAFEGWYAEAAKASQKLLYLNRDDLMRHEAAGITTDLFPKTLPIAGIDMGLTYHFEPGSPRDGVTLTVPLYALNQVPAQRAEWLVPGMLKEKAHLLLKSLPQKLRRHCVPLPDYAAGFVSRVRLGDGDLLDRLIADVREQTGTPLKRADFKLETLPAHHFMNFKVIDEHGRQLDMGRNLAQLRAELGGRAQQTFQSIAAKDAAVVGAQGDGAGAGARPGKAGKPDAPANPALYSGLTTWNFGELPELLEVRKGSQTLFGYPALVDGGDHCDVEVFDDPAEAARIHRLGLRRLFALQLREPLKYLEKNIPGLSQMAIQFMTLGTQDELRNQILDAALDRACLQDPLPADDAGFGARKDEGRTRLTLLAQEIARLAGAILAEYAQLPRKLQIAKPFGAAYADIDAQLKALMHKRFIEATPYAQLAHFPRYLKGIAMRIDKLKADPTRDTQRMQEMAPLFQQYQRAEKQLRVQGQGGTDPRMEEFRWMLEELRIALFAQELRTPVPMSVKRLQKVWESMQR, from the coding sequence ATGTCAGATTCCCACGTCTCGCCGCCGTCTGCGGCATCCTCCCAGTCCTCCCCGAACGACGCCAGCCGGCCCGCGCGCCAGGCGGGCCAGACCGACGCCGGCGGCCGTCGCCCGCGCCGGCAGAAGCCGACGCCGGAAGCGCTCGCCGCCGCGCTGGAGGCCCGCCGCGCGCGCGCCAACGCGGTGCCGCCGATCCGCTTTCCCGAAGCGCTGCCGGTCTCGGCCCGGCGCGACGAGATCGCCCGGGCCATCGCCGCGCACCAGGTGGTGATCGTCAGCGGCGAGACCGGCTCGGGCAAGACCACGCAGCTGCCCAAGATCTGCCTGTCGATCGGGCGCGGCATCGGCGCGGGCGGCACCGGGCTGATCGGCCATACGCAGCCGCGGCGCATCGCCGCCACCTCCACCGCCAAGCGCATCGCCCAGGAGATCGGCTCGCCGCTGGGCGAGCACGTCGGCTACCAGGTGCGCTTCAACGACACGCTGTCGGCTGGCGCCTCGATCAAGCTGATGACCGACGGCATCCTGCTGGCCGAGACGCAGAACGATCCGCTGCTGCGCGGCTACGACACGATCATCATCGACGAGGCGCACGAGCGCAGCCTCAACATCGATTTCCTGCTCGGCTACCTCAAGCAACTGCTGCCGCGCCGGCCCGACCTGAAGGTCATCATCACCTCGGCCACCATCGACGCGCAGCGCTTTGCCGAGCACTTCGCCGGCCCCAAGGGGCCCGCGCCGGTCATCGAAGTGAGCGGCCGGCTGTATCCGGTCGAAGTGCGCTATCGCCCCGTGCAGCGCGACGAGAAGGACAAGGAGCGCGACCTCTACGACGGCATCGTCGATGCGGTCGACGAGCTCGCGCGCGAAGGCGCCGGCGATGTGCTGATCTTCCTGCCGGGCGAGCGCGAGATCCGCGAGGCGGCCGAGGCGCTGCGCAAGCACCACCCGGCACACACCGAGATCCTGCCGCTGTTCGCGCGGCTGTCGGTGCAGGAGCAGGAGCGGGTGTTCCGCCCGTCCAACGCGCGCCGCATCGTGCTGGCCACCAATGTGGCCGAGACCTCGCTGACGGTGCCGGGCATCCGCTACGTGGTCGATACGGGGCTGGCGCGCGTCAAGCGCTACTCGTACCGCAACAAGGTCGAGCAGCTGCAGATCGAGCCGGTGTCGCAGGCCGCCGCCAACCAGCGCGCGGGCCGCTGCGGCCGGGTGGCCGACGGCGTGTGCATCCGCCTGTATGAAGAGGCGGACTTCATCGCGCGCCCGCGCTTTACCGATCCGGAAATCCTGCGTTCGTCGCTGGCCGCCGTCATTTTGCGCATGAAGGCGCTGCGGCTGACGGATGTGGAGCAGTTCCCCTTCATCGAGCCGCCGCTCGGCCGCGCGATTGCCGATGGCTACCAGCTCCTGCAGGAGCTGGGCGCGGTCGACGATGAGAACGCGCTGACGCCGCTGGGCAAGCAGGTGGCCCGCCTGCCGCTGGACCCGCGCGTGGCGCGCATGATCCTGGCCGGCCGCGATCACCAGTGCCTGCGCGAGATGCTCATCATCGCCAGCGCCCTGTCCGTGCAAGACCCGCGCGATCGCCCGCAGGAACTGCAGCAGCAGGCCGACCAGGCGCACCGCCAGTTCGCCGACGAGAAATCCGAGTTCCTCGGCTGGGTCAAGCTGTGGAAGTGGTTTGAAGAGGCGGTCGCGCACAAGAAATCGAACAAGCAGCTGCAGGACCAGTGCCGCGCGCACTTCCTGTCGCACCTGCGGCTGCGCGAGTGGCGCGACGTGCATTCGCAGCTGCACACCACGGTGGCCGAGCAGGGCTGGAAGCTCAACGAATCCGAGCCGACCTACGAGCAGCTGCATCTGGCGCTGCTGACGGGCCTGCTCGGCAACATCGGCGTGCGCATCGAAGAAGCCGATGGCAAGGGGCGCGAATACCTCGGCGCGCGCGGCATCAAGTTCTTCCTGTGGCCGGGCTCGACCATCGCGCGCAAGGCCGGCAAGTGGATGGTGGCCGGCGAGCTGATCGAAACCAGCCGCCTGTTCGGCCGCACGCTGGCGCGCATCGAGCCCGAATGGGTGGAGAAGGTCGGCGCGCACCTGCTGAAGGTGTCGTGGAGCGACCCGCACTGGGAAAAGAAGGCCGGCCAGGTGATGGCTTTCGAGCGCGGCACGCTCTACGGCCTGCCGGTCTACCAGCAGCGCCGCGTGCATTTCGGGCCGACGCAGCCCAGGGAGGCGCGCGAGCTGTTCATCCGCCGCGCGCTGGTCGACGGCGAGTTCGAGACGCGCCTGCCGTTCTTCGCGCACAACCAGCGCCTGGTGCGCGAGATCGAGAACCTTGAGCACAAGTCGCGCCGCCAGGACGTGCTGGTCGACGACGAGCTGATCCACGCCTTCTACGACAGCCAGATCCCGGCCGACATCCACAACACCGTCGCCTTCGAAGGCTGGTACGCCGAGGCCGCCAAGGCCAGCCAGAAGCTGCTGTACCTGAATCGCGACGACCTGATGCGTCACGAGGCGGCCGGCATCACCACCGACCTGTTCCCCAAGACGCTGCCGATCGCCGGCATCGACATGGGCCTCACGTATCACTTCGAGCCCGGCAGCCCGCGCGACGGCGTGACGCTGACGGTGCCGCTCTACGCGCTGAACCAGGTGCCCGCGCAGCGCGCCGAATGGCTGGTGCCCGGCATGCTCAAGGAGAAGGCGCACCTGCTGCTCAAGAGCCTGCCGCAGAAGCTGCGCCGCCACTGCGTGCCGCTGCCCGACTATGCCGCCGGCTTCGTGTCGCGCGTGAGGCTGGGCGACGGCGATCTGCTCGACCGCCTGATCGCCGACGTGCGCGAGCAGACCGGCACGCCGCTCAAGCGCGCCGACTTCAAGCTGGAAACGCTGCCCGCGCATCACTTCATGAACTTCAAGGTGATCGACGAGCACGGCCGCCAGCTCGACATGGGCCGCAACCTGGCCCAACTGCGCGCCGAGCTCGGCGGGCGGGCGCAGCAGACCTTCCAGTCGATCGCCGCCAAGGACGCGGCGGTGGTCGGCGCGCAGGGCGATGGCGCCGGCGCCGGCGCTAGGCCGGGCAAGGCCGGCAAGCCGGACGCCCCGGCCAACCCCGCGCTGTACTCGGGCCTGACCACCTGGAACTTCGGCGAGCTGCCCGAGCTGCTGGAAGTTCGCAAGGGCAGCCAGACGCTGTTCGGCTACCCGGCGCTGGTCGACGGCGGCGACCACTGCGACGTGGAAGTCTTCGACGACCCGGCCGAGGCCGCGCGCATCCACCGGCTCGGCCTGCGCCGGCTGTTCGCGCTGCAGTTGCGCGAGCCGCTGAAGTACCTGGAAAAGAATATTCCCGGCCTGTCGCAGATGGCGATCCAGTTCATGACCCTGGGCACGCAGGACGAACTGCGCAACCAGATCCTGGACGCCGCGCTCGACCGCGCCTGCCTGCAAGACCCGCTGCCCGCCGACGACGCCGGCTTCGGCGCCCGCAAGGACGAGGGCCGCACGCGCCTGACGCTGCTGGCGCAGGAGATCGCCCGGCTGGCCGGCGCGATCCTGGCCGAATACGCCCAGCTGCCGCGCAAGCTGCAGATCGCCAAGCCGTTCGGCGCCGCGTATGCCGACATCGATGCGCAACTGAAGGCGCTGATGCACAAGCGCTTCATCGAGGCGACGCCCTACGCGCAGCTCGCGCACTTCCCGCGCTACCTGAAGGGCATCGCCATGCGCATCGACAAGCTCAAGGCCGATCCGACGCGCGACACCCAGCGCATGCAGGAGATGGCGCCGCTGTTCCAGCAGTATCAGCGCGCCGAGAAGCAGCTGCGCGTGCAGGGGCAGGGCGGCACTGACCCGCGCATGGAGGAATTCCGCTGGATGCTGGAGGAGCTGCGCATCGCGCTGTTCGCGCAGGAACTGCGCACGCCGGTGCCGATGTCGGTGAAGCGGCTGCAGAAGGTGTGGGAGTCGATGCAGCGATAG
- a CDS encoding polysaccharide deacetylase family protein, with protein sequence MQSVLTMLRPVAAAAALGACASAVAAPGGVNAGACKGTVYLTFDTGSMSQAQLIADTLRRHRIRATFFLANEQTIHGDSTLDDGWAPYWKSLAADGHAFGTHTFDHVYYKGEAAPGKVRFRPQFGAQGGRNVVWGEPEFCAELKRSADRFHAMTGQPMDPLWRAPGGHLSAVTEGWAKQCGFAHVAWAPAGFLGDELPSERYPNAMLLDKALANLRDGDITMAHLGIWSRKDPWAPADLEPLITGLERKGFCFATLRDHPQYKAWFAAHPPAR encoded by the coding sequence CTGCAATCCGTTCTGACGATGCTGCGCCCGGTGGCCGCCGCCGCGGCCCTGGGGGCGTGCGCCTCCGCCGTGGCCGCGCCGGGCGGCGTTAACGCGGGTGCGTGCAAGGGCACGGTCTACCTGACGTTCGACACCGGCAGCATGAGCCAAGCCCAGCTGATCGCCGACACGCTGCGCCGGCATCGCATCCGGGCCACCTTCTTCCTCGCCAATGAACAGACCATCCACGGCGACAGCACGCTCGACGATGGCTGGGCGCCGTACTGGAAGTCGCTCGCCGCCGATGGCCACGCCTTCGGTACGCATACCTTCGATCACGTCTACTACAAGGGCGAGGCCGCTCCGGGCAAGGTCCGTTTCCGCCCGCAGTTCGGCGCGCAGGGCGGTCGCAACGTCGTCTGGGGCGAGCCGGAATTCTGCGCCGAGCTCAAGCGCAGCGCCGATCGCTTCCATGCCATGACCGGTCAGCCGATGGACCCGCTGTGGCGCGCGCCGGGCGGCCACCTGTCGGCCGTCACCGAGGGCTGGGCCAAGCAGTGCGGCTTTGCGCATGTGGCGTGGGCCCCGGCCGGCTTCCTCGGCGACGAGCTGCCCTCCGAGCGCTACCCGAACGCCATGCTGCTCGACAAGGCCCTGGCCAACCTGCGCGACGGCGATATCACCATGGCCCATCTGGGCATCTGGTCGCGCAAGGACCCATGGGCCCCGGCCGACCTGGAGCCGCTGATCACCGGCCTGGAGCGCAAGGGCTTCTGCTTCGCCACGCTGCGCGACCATCCGCAGTACAAGGCGTGGTTCGCCGCCCACCCGCCGGCCCGCTGA
- a CDS encoding competence/damage-inducible protein A: MAFGMIIIGDEILSGRREDQHLRKLIEVLRARGLSLEWAEYVGDQPARITDVLKRTFATGDVVFCTGGIGATPDDHTRQCAAAALGVPLALHPDAREQITLRIAETAAGDPLKADLSTPENQHRFKMGEFPQGARIIPNVYNRIPGFSVGDHHFMPGFPVMAWPMMEWVLDTYYAHLFHSAPREERSFLVFGLPESRLTPLMERIEAEFGGVKVFSLPSVGDAARGERYARSHIDLGVKGPPDAVARAYAVLREGAAALGGEILEADAAAAP, from the coding sequence ATGGCTTTCGGCATGATCATCATCGGCGACGAGATCCTTTCCGGCCGCCGCGAAGACCAGCATCTGCGCAAGCTGATCGAGGTGCTGCGCGCGCGCGGCCTGTCGCTCGAATGGGCCGAGTACGTCGGCGACCAGCCCGCGCGCATCACCGACGTGCTCAAGCGGACCTTCGCCACCGGCGACGTGGTGTTCTGCACCGGCGGCATCGGCGCCACGCCCGACGATCACACGCGCCAATGCGCCGCCGCCGCGCTGGGCGTGCCGCTGGCGCTGCATCCCGATGCGCGCGAGCAGATCACGCTGCGCATCGCCGAGACCGCCGCCGGCGACCCGCTCAAGGCGGACCTGTCGACGCCCGAGAACCAGCACCGCTTCAAGATGGGCGAGTTTCCGCAAGGCGCGCGCATCATCCCCAACGTCTACAACCGCATCCCCGGCTTCTCCGTGGGCGACCATCACTTCATGCCGGGCTTTCCGGTGATGGCCTGGCCGATGATGGAGTGGGTGCTCGATACCTACTACGCCCACCTGTTCCACAGCGCCCCGCGCGAAGAGCGCTCCTTCCTGGTGTTCGGCTTGCCGGAGTCGCGGCTGACGCCGCTGATGGAGCGCATCGAAGCCGAGTTCGGCGGCGTCAAGGTGTTCAGCCTGCCGAGCGTGGGCGATGCGGCGCGCGGCGAGCGCTACGCGCGCAGCCACATCGACCTCGGCGTGAAGGGGCCGCCCGATGCGGTGGCGCGCGCCTATGCGGTGCTGCGTGAAGGCGCCGCGGCGCTCGGCGGCGAGATTCTGGAGGCAGACGCCGCTGCCGCACCCTGA
- a CDS encoding sterol desaturase family protein codes for MFDWVADTFTQAQDVLFQHVVMPLTYAIGMGGYVEDAYPGTEWLLMGLVQIAVMLLVLRPLERWRPVEPMQDRGAVRADIVYTLFHRLGLFPLLLFFTLQPLVDALDGKLRFWGWAHLNVEDWWPGVTSIPIVSFLVYLVLFDLLDYAYHRLSHTFHWWWNLHALHHSQQQMTLWSDDRNHLFDDLLHGAVFAVAALAIGVEPSQYVLLVAISQLLQSLQHANVRLHFGWLGDRLLISPRFHRLHHAIGLGHEVPGKPGVLGGCNFGVLFPWWDMLLGTAVFSPEYHATGIRDQLPAPRGRSRDYGRGVLRQQWLGVKRLLGRA; via the coding sequence ATGTTCGACTGGGTCGCCGACACCTTCACCCAAGCGCAGGACGTGCTGTTCCAGCATGTCGTGATGCCGCTCACCTATGCCATCGGCATGGGCGGCTACGTGGAGGATGCCTATCCCGGCACCGAATGGCTGCTGATGGGCCTGGTGCAGATCGCCGTGATGCTGCTGGTGCTGCGGCCGCTGGAGCGCTGGCGCCCCGTAGAGCCGATGCAGGACCGCGGCGCCGTGCGGGCGGACATCGTCTACACGCTGTTCCACCGGCTCGGCCTGTTCCCGCTGCTGCTGTTCTTCACGCTGCAGCCGCTGGTCGACGCGCTCGACGGCAAGCTGCGCTTCTGGGGCTGGGCCCACCTGAACGTGGAGGACTGGTGGCCGGGCGTGACCTCCATTCCCATCGTCAGCTTCCTGGTCTACCTGGTGCTGTTCGACCTGCTCGACTACGCGTACCACCGCCTGTCGCACACCTTCCACTGGTGGTGGAACCTGCACGCGCTGCATCACAGCCAGCAGCAGATGACGCTGTGGTCCGACGACCGCAATCACCTGTTCGACGATCTGCTGCACGGCGCGGTGTTTGCCGTCGCGGCACTGGCGATCGGCGTGGAGCCGTCGCAGTACGTGCTGCTGGTTGCCATCTCGCAGCTGCTACAGAGCTTGCAGCACGCCAATGTGCGGCTGCATTTCGGCTGGCTGGGCGACCGGCTGCTGATCTCGCCGCGCTTCCACCGGCTGCATCACGCCATCGGCCTGGGGCATGAGGTACCGGGCAAGCCGGGTGTGCTGGGCGGTTGCAACTTCGGCGTGCTGTTCCCGTGGTGGGACATGCTGCTCGGCACCGCCGTCTTCTCGCCCGAATACCACGCCACCGGCATCCGCGACCAGCTGCCAGCGCCGCGCGGCCGCTCGCGCGACTACGGGCGCGGCGTGCTGCGCCAGCAGTGGCTGGGCGTCAAGCGCCTGCTCGGCCGCGCCTGA
- a CDS encoding MurR/RpiR family transcriptional regulator → MNPSEKPPATIDAFLQRLTQEYDGLSKRLKLIARHVETHRDHLGLEGIQSMAAQCGVQPSAVVRFAQHFGFSGFSEMQRLFRDGLVQQIAPGRDYNLRLREVIESGSASLQPEQIVDAFIKGSIAGMQQLRQALDQQAFAQAVDMLADTQAIWIAGSRRSFPVAVYLDYALQHTDKRVGLFSALGSMHLGQIRSVREGDVLIAISFTPNAEETIEVAQQAKRRGARMIALTDSRMSPLAREAEVTLVVQDSTTFGFRALTATMGLAQSLFIALAYRLELSYRPTSAGGEPEKDVMA, encoded by the coding sequence ATGAATCCATCCGAGAAGCCTCCTGCCACCATCGATGCGTTCCTGCAGCGCCTCACGCAGGAATACGACGGGCTGAGCAAGCGCCTCAAGCTGATCGCCCGCCATGTCGAGACCCATCGAGACCACCTGGGCCTGGAGGGCATCCAGTCGATGGCCGCCCAGTGCGGCGTGCAGCCGTCGGCCGTGGTGCGCTTCGCCCAGCATTTCGGCTTCTCGGGCTTTTCCGAGATGCAGCGGCTGTTTCGCGACGGACTCGTGCAGCAGATCGCGCCCGGGCGGGATTACAACCTGCGCCTGCGCGAGGTGATCGAGTCGGGTTCTGCGAGCCTGCAGCCCGAGCAGATCGTCGATGCGTTCATCAAGGGCAGCATTGCCGGCATGCAGCAATTGCGCCAGGCGCTCGATCAACAAGCGTTTGCGCAGGCGGTCGACATGCTGGCGGACACGCAGGCGATCTGGATCGCCGGCTCGCGCCGCTCGTTTCCTGTTGCCGTGTACCTGGACTACGCGCTGCAGCACACCGACAAGCGGGTCGGCCTGTTCAGCGCGCTGGGCAGCATGCACCTGGGGCAGATCCGCTCGGTGCGCGAGGGCGATGTGCTGATCGCGATCTCGTTCACGCCCAATGCGGAAGAGACCATCGAGGTGGCGCAGCAGGCCAAGCGGCGGGGCGCGCGGATGATCGCCCTGACCGACAGCCGCATGAGCCCGCTAGCGCGCGAGGCCGAGGTCACGCTCGTGGTGCAGGACAGCACCACGTTCGGTTTTCGTGCGCTGACGGCGACCATGGGGCTCGCGCAAAGCCTGTTCATCGCGCTGGCGTATCGGCTTGAACTTTCCTACCGGCCCACGTCGGCAGGCGGCGAGCCCGAGAAGGACGTGATGGCCTGA
- a CDS encoding EI24 domain-containing protein: MNDLVRSFGRALLSQLHPRMLFMTLLPFIVALLVWGPILYFGWNPVMEVARGMLEGLPLTHWIYSGLDSLGMTGFRAVLTPLVVIAVLVPVIVVSILVFVGAASVPAVMRFLDRSYPLLERRQGGSVFGSVMHSLGCTLVFAVVAVVTLPLWLIPPFFALIPPLLWGWLTYRVMTYDALSEHATADERRIIMQRYRLPLLGIGVAVGMLGSAPTLLWVSSVVTIVLFPIIAIAVIWLYVLIFIFSALWFGHFCLRALTRLRGEAPPPTRVIEPTVIDVTPDLPRE, encoded by the coding sequence ATGAACGACCTCGTCCGCTCGTTTGGCCGCGCGCTGTTGTCGCAACTGCATCCGCGCATGCTGTTCATGACGCTGCTGCCGTTCATCGTGGCGCTGCTGGTGTGGGGGCCGATCCTCTATTTCGGCTGGAACCCGGTGATGGAGGTGGCGCGCGGCATGCTGGAGGGCTTGCCCCTCACGCACTGGATCTACAGCGGGCTGGACAGCCTGGGCATGACGGGCTTCCGCGCCGTGCTCACGCCGCTGGTGGTGATCGCGGTGCTGGTGCCGGTGATCGTCGTGTCGATCCTGGTGTTCGTCGGCGCGGCCTCGGTGCCGGCCGTGATGCGCTTTCTCGATCGCAGCTACCCGCTGCTGGAGCGCCGTCAGGGCGGCTCGGTGTTCGGCAGCGTGATGCATTCGCTGGGCTGCACGCTGGTGTTTGCCGTGGTGGCCGTCGTCACGCTGCCGCTGTGGCTGATCCCGCCGTTCTTCGCGCTGATCCCGCCGCTGCTGTGGGGCTGGCTGACCTACCGCGTGATGACCTACGACGCGCTGTCCGAGCATGCCACTGCCGACGAGCGCCGCATCATCATGCAGCGCTACCGGCTGCCGCTGCTGGGCATCGGCGTCGCCGTCGGCATGCTGGGCTCGGCGCCGACGCTGCTGTGGGTGTCGTCGGTGGTGACCATCGTGCTGTTTCCGATCATCGCCATCGCGGTGATCTGGCTGTACGTGCTGATCTTCATCTTCTCGGCGCTGTGGTTCGGCCACTTCTGCCTGCGCGCGCTGACCCGGCTGCGCGGCGAGGCACCGCCGCCGACCCGCGTGATCGAGCCGACCGTGATCGACGTCACCCCCGACCTCCCGCGCGAATAA
- the argA gene encoding amino-acid N-acetyltransferase, with protein MTARPSAPASGVSLVAHTPATADVAPIPPTPEQQQFVDWLRAVAPYIHAFRDKTFVIGFGGELVKAGMLGALVNDIALLHAMGMHIVLVHGSRPQVEEQLALRHVQTQFVDGIRVTDNAALESAKEASGELRLDIEATFSQALPNTPMAGARISVVSGNFVTARPVGIVNGVDFQHTGLVRKIDAESIRHSLSNRKIVLLSPLGFSPTGQAFNLSMEDVATNTATALKADKLIFITEVPGIMDRVGKLQQELSMESAIERLREGRLSADTAYYLQHIVKAMRGGVRRAHLIPFALDGSILLELFLHDGVGTMVSHTDLEYLREATLDDVGGIVQLIEPLEADGTLVPRERRLLERDIANFSVIEHDGIIFGCAALYPYPKEGVGEMACLTVAPDTQGTGDGERLLKHVEARARAVGLKRLFVLTTRTEHWFLKRGFVHATVDDLPEDRRKLYNWQRRSMVLMKKL; from the coding sequence GTGACCGCACGCCCTTCCGCCCCCGCATCCGGCGTCTCGCTGGTGGCGCACACGCCCGCCACCGCCGACGTCGCTCCGATCCCGCCCACGCCCGAGCAGCAGCAGTTCGTGGACTGGCTGCGCGCGGTGGCACCCTATATCCACGCCTTCCGCGACAAGACCTTCGTGATCGGCTTCGGCGGCGAGCTGGTCAAGGCCGGCATGCTCGGGGCGCTGGTCAACGACATCGCGCTGCTGCACGCCATGGGCATGCACATCGTGCTGGTGCACGGCTCGCGGCCGCAGGTGGAAGAGCAGCTGGCGCTGCGCCACGTGCAGACCCAGTTCGTCGACGGCATCCGCGTGACCGACAATGCCGCGCTGGAATCGGCCAAGGAGGCCTCGGGCGAACTGCGGCTCGACATCGAGGCCACCTTCAGCCAGGCGCTGCCCAATACGCCGATGGCGGGCGCCCGCATTTCGGTGGTGTCGGGCAACTTCGTGACGGCGCGGCCGGTGGGCATCGTCAACGGCGTCGATTTCCAGCACACGGGGCTGGTGCGCAAGATCGACGCGGAATCGATCCGGCACTCGCTGTCCAACCGCAAGATCGTGCTGCTGTCGCCGCTGGGCTTCTCGCCCACGGGGCAGGCGTTCAACCTGTCGATGGAAGACGTGGCCACCAACACGGCGACCGCGCTCAAGGCCGACAAGCTGATCTTCATCACCGAGGTGCCGGGCATCATGGACCGGGTCGGCAAGCTGCAGCAGGAGCTGTCGATGGAATCGGCCATCGAGCGCCTGCGCGAGGGGCGGCTGTCTGCCGACACCGCGTACTACCTGCAGCACATCGTCAAAGCCATGCGCGGCGGCGTGCGCCGGGCGCACCTGATCCCGTTCGCGCTGGACGGCAGCATCCTGCTGGAGCTGTTCCTGCACGACGGCGTCGGCACCATGGTCTCGCACACCGACCTGGAATACCTGCGCGAGGCCACGCTGGACGACGTGGGCGGCATCGTCCAGCTGATCGAGCCGCTGGAAGCCGACGGCACGCTGGTGCCGCGCGAGCGCCGGCTGCTGGAGCGCGACATCGCCAACTTCTCCGTGATCGAGCACGACGGCATCATCTTCGGCTGCGCGGCGCTCTACCCCTACCCGAAGGAAGGCGTGGGCGAGATGGCCTGCCTGACGGTGGCGCCCGATACCCAGGGCACCGGCGACGGCGAACGCCTGCTCAAGCACGTCGAGGCCCGCGCCCGCGCCGTGGGGCTCAAGCGCCTGTTCGTGCTCACCACGCGCACCGAGCACTGGTTCCTCAAGCGCGGCTTCGTGCACGCCACCGTGGACGACCTGCCGGAAGACCGCCGCAAGCTGTACAACTGGCAGCGGCGGTCGATGGTGCTGATGAAGAAGCTGTAA